The genomic segment ATTTTTGACTGTTAACTAGTAATAAAGCTTGATTAAAAATAGCATAATCTTTAAGTAAAAAATCTGCTTTTTTTGAAACTAAATCCAGCTCTGATTGGTTTGAATTTAAAAGTGCAACCTGAAAATCAAGTAACTCTTTTAAATATTTAAGATCAATATTCGCATTTTTAAACTCATTTTTAGCATCTAAATACAAAGCTATTTCATATAACTCTTTATTTTTCTCTTTAAGTTCATTTAAAGAGTTTTCATTTCCATTCTCAAGAAAACTACTTAGAGCAATATTTGCTTCATAAAGATTTTTTTCATCTAATTTGTTTTTAACTAAAAACGCTATTGAAAAAACTATTGCTAAAATAATCAATCCAAATATTAATTTTTTATATTTCTTAAAAAATCTCTCAGTTTTTACAAAACTTTCAAGGAATTTCTCTTCACTACTTAACTCATTTTTGATGTAGTTCACATCATCTTTTATACTCATATGCCTAGCCTTTTTAAAAAGTAGTTGATATATTACAAAATTTTTCATAAAATATTACTTTTATAAACTTTTTTGTATAATTTTAGCCTATAAATTTTAAAGGTTATCGCGAAATGAATAAACTATTAATAGCAACATCTATTGCTTTTGTATTATCTCAAAATATATTTGCAAAAGAAGCGCCTGTTGAAAACGAACAAACAAGATTTGAATCTTTATCAAAGCTTACAAAAGTTATTGGAACTGTTGAAAAGTATTATGTTGATGATATTAAACTTCAACAAATTGTTGACAAAGCATTAAAAGGTTTAATGCAAGAATTAGATGCACATTCAAGCTATTTGGATAAAAAAGCAAGTAAAGAGATGAGTATTGCAACTTCTGGAGAATTTGGTGGATTAGGAATTACTGTTGGTATGAGAGATGGTGCTTTAACTGTTATATCTCCAATAGATGATACTCCTGCATTTAAAGCAGGTGTAAAATCAGGAGATATAATCCTAAAAATAAACGATACTTCAACTATTGGAATAACTTTAGATGAAGCTGTAAATATGATGAGGGGTGAGCCTAAATCAGATATTAAACTAACAATTGTAAGAAAAGGTGATAATAAACCTCTTGAAATTGCTATGAAAAGAGATATTATAAAAGTTCAATCTGTTTTTGCAAAAAAAATAGAGGGAGAAAATCTTTTATACCTTAGAATTTCAAGCTTTGATACAAAAGTTACAAATGATTTAGAAAAAGCTATCAAAGAGAATAAAGATGTAAAAGGAATAGTTCTTGATTTAAGAAATAACCCTGGTGGTCTTTTAAATCAAGCAATCGGTGTTGTTGATTTATTTGTAAAAAATGGAGTTATTGTTTCACAAAAAGGAAGAGATGTTACTGATGAAGAAAAATTTGAAGCAAGCAAATTTGGAACAAAAACAGATTTACCTTTGGTTGTTCTTGTAAATGAAGGTTCTGCTTCAGCATCTGAAATTGTAAGTGGTTCTTTACAAGATCACAAAAGAGCTATTTTAGTAGGTGAAAAAACTTTTGGAAAAGGTTCAGTTCAAGCTGTACTTCCAATAGACAATGAAAAAACTGAAAACATCAAATTAACTATTGCAAAATACTATTTACCAAGTGGAAGAACAATCCAAGCAGAAGGTGTAACGCCTGATATTATAGCGAGTGCTGGAAAAGTTGTTCAAAGTGAAGATAATGGTTTAAAAATAAAAGAAGCTGACCTTAAAAAACATCTTGAAGGTGAGCTAAACAAAGTTGATGATAAATTAAAAGCTGAAGAAAAAGCAGTAAAAGATGAGAGTAAAAAAATCATTTCAAAAGATGATTTACAAAATGATAATCAATTAAATACATCTTTAGCCGTTTTAAAAAGCTTAATTATAATGAATAAATAATTTAGGAAATTTTATGAATATTGAAAAAATAAAATCTTTAAATCTTTGGCCAGAGAATAAAAAAACAACTACACAAAAAGGTTTTGATGAGTTAGAAAATATTGGCTACAATCTTTTTTATATAGGAAAAAATGCAGATTTATACAGCTGTCCAGGTGATGAAGCAAAAGTTTTACTTGTAAGAAGTGATAGAACATCTGTTTTTGATATTCCTTTAAATTTTGAAATTAAAGGAAAAGGAATTATACAAACTGAGATATCAAACTTTGGAG from the Aliarcobacter cryaerophilus ATCC 43158 genome contains:
- a CDS encoding S41 family peptidase; translated protein: MNKLLIATSIAFVLSQNIFAKEAPVENEQTRFESLSKLTKVIGTVEKYYVDDIKLQQIVDKALKGLMQELDAHSSYLDKKASKEMSIATSGEFGGLGITVGMRDGALTVISPIDDTPAFKAGVKSGDIILKINDTSTIGITLDEAVNMMRGEPKSDIKLTIVRKGDNKPLEIAMKRDIIKVQSVFAKKIEGENLLYLRISSFDTKVTNDLEKAIKENKDVKGIVLDLRNNPGGLLNQAIGVVDLFVKNGVIVSQKGRDVTDEEKFEASKFGTKTDLPLVVLVNEGSASASEIVSGSLQDHKRAILVGEKTFGKGSVQAVLPIDNEKTENIKLTIAKYYLPSGRTIQAEGVTPDIIASAGKVVQSEDNGLKIKEADLKKHLEGELNKVDDKLKAEEKAVKDESKKIISKDDLQNDNQLNTSLAVLKSLIIMNK